TAgccaaatttttaatgttttccatCTTTTGACAGCAACCGTTATCAATCGACTGCAGGGGGTTTCGCATATTtttacagaataaaaaatctgTAACGATATTCCAGGGCGTATAGAGGGACAAAGAAGATATCTTCATAATCATCATTATAATTATTGGATATTATTCCTTTGGATACCAAGatcatgtttgtttgtttatttcatatcAGTTGTGCTGGTActccttcatttttcttaaattgcaTATCTAttggcagcaacagcaaatggCTGGTTTTGTTTAGCGAGTCAACAAGTACTTATTGTAATGATGTGGGCGATCCAAAAAACATTCGCGTCAAAGTACTTAAAATAACGtaacaaaaattgaacatATCGATGGATATCCGCCGTAATAAAGAgtcaaatttctgtttttttttttttcacccaaaaGCTAATTCGTTAATTAAATACAGTTCCATAACCACTCCATTTCTGACTTTATTCTATCATGCGACAATTACGGAGACGGGTGTATCTCGAGTCTCAACATATTGacatcatattttttattaccgGTGCACATCGCCACATCCATTCATATTACCCGGGTTACAGCATAAATACAAATGTTGTAAATTTTGACACTAGATGGCGTTCAGTATTGTTATAAACAAAATGTCCGAAAGTGTTGCTTTATCTGTGTTTcgagtgtttttgtttttatcggtTTTTACGAACAAAATTCAACCTTAATTTGATATGCAAGCAAgtatttaattgttaattgaaCACCATAGATAATTGTTACATGCATATTTGTATTCTACTATTGCTAGATATTGTGTCTGACCGTCTGTTATGTTGTCCCATCTGGCATTGGCATTCCTAGTTTTAACAACGAGTTCctgaatatttcatttttcatattaGCCACAACTTCAGCTACCGATCATCAACTGAATGACCAATTTTCTTTACAGGCACCAgtatttatgaattttttctttgcattaaAAGGCATGGTCAATGCTCCAGTAGAGAGCAGTACGGAGGActgttttggttttcataTCTTACAGTCTGTGATCATTATTAGTTATTACATACTGCCTTCGCTAACTAGCATTACAATGTGGGCTGCAATGGAggtatgtttttgttttgtcatttgattCAACATTGGGGTTCTAAATCTTTTTGGTGTACTACAGTTGGGAGTGGATTCAGCCAAACTCTCGTCTATGCGATATACTATTACTTTACATTTCCAACGGTTTCCACTTCTGATAGAAATTATACAACAAACTTCCAACTACAGTTAGAGGTAAAACTGCATTGCTACATTAGATTTATCTATCTgtgcaattgaaaaaagtttgtggCTATTTTCAGTCAAGATCCAGGTAATTGACAACTACACAGAGTCTTTACTCTGTTGTCGGCACAGATATACCCTTAAAAATAGTCAGGGTAATTAAAGCCCAGAGAAATGCAGCCAAAATGACAAACAACATGCCACAACTGCAAGTCCTTCAGCAAAAAATGACTGATGCCAGACAGGCAGGAAATGCCATGGAAGGTATTTTGTTTACTACACAgtttccaagtttttttttctcttcatctaGAAttctcaaattatttttgcgTCGTTTTGAAGCTGCACGGATGAGTTATGAGATCCAAAGTTttatgaaagagaaaggaCATCCCTTAAAAAATCTAATTGGTCCTGTTATATTCAGGTAATAACTTAAAGTTTGTAAAATTGTAATCATCAATACATTTCACatagactttttttctttacaggcACCAGTATTTatgagttttttctttgccttaaAAGGCATGGCCAATGCTCCAGTAGAGAGCATGCAGTACGGAGGattgttttggttttcagATCTTACAGTCTGTGATCCTTATTACATACTCCCTATGCTAACTAGCGTTACAGTGTGGGCTACAATGGAGGTATGTCTTCGTTTTGTCGTTTGATTCGACAGTAGAATTCTAAATCTTTTTGACTAACAGTTGGGAGCGGATTCCGCCAAACTCTCGTCTCAAGGCTTCCCCTGcgttaatttatttcttccgaGCCATCCCGTTCATCATGTTCCCCATCACGATGAATTTCTCAGGAGTGAGTTGTATTTTTGcctgatttttaaaatgagaaCCAGATTTTTACCACAATTTATTTCTAGGCTATTCTGTGCTATTGGTTGACGACTAATGTCATTTCACTCGTTCAAGTCGGTTTCCTTCGCCTTCCCAAAGTCCGAAGCTATTTCAATATCGGCATATCGCTCCGATAGTTGTTCAGACAGTTAAAGGTGCCGGACCCAAAAAAGGATTCGTGGAGGGAATGAAAGAAGGTAAGTGccgatttctttttaagggatggttttgttgatcaattaaaaatattaaaacgtTACTTTTTAACCATTTCAGCTTGGAATAATCAGAAAATCACCGCTGAACTTAACGCGAGGCGGAGATTTAGATTACCCTAAAACAGACAAACTTCTCCGGGCTTTCTGGAAAGAGGGAGGCTTTCAAAGACTGCTGGAGTTAATTGGTGACATCATCGAGGtttcacatttcatttttaattagtAGTTGCCTGATTGGTaagtttgaattaatttaatttcacggCATGTCGATACCGAAAAGATTGAGACCTTTTCTTTGATGGCGCGCTAGTTCGTTCCCTACCACGCAGAAATAAAGGTAAGAATATAAAGCTGATGTGGCGTGATTTGTTAATCATTTCATAGACATTCTATAAATTTTACAGGTCGATCTTTGATCTGGTAAGGctttttattgattcattcaaaattctaacacaattttgattggttgttgtagacccatccccaacctgtagaaggaaaggccagtttgcatgtccttgactttcgaaggtcacggagatcatttcGAAAAACGTGTcctgcagtggtgtagaggttgggtgagaacgacacgtgttacatcattatcaagcaggcaCAATTGCCGCAAGGCTTCAGTTGAGAGGCGaatcagggtgagaaaaaatcgaatgaaacgagagagaaatgcgacagaaatcagtcgagtgagcatctccgacacggcaacaactgcagcttACTTTTGTCCCCTGCCTTCTTCGAAGATCATCATATTAAATCAGTAAGTCCGAGAAATTTTGCACGTGTAGcgggaattttttctctttattgcctCTTTCTTCAAGTCCCCTTTCTGAATTTCTCAATATTCTTGTCAGTTTGCTAGATTTGCATAGATTTTATTCTctttgttttgacagctgtACGTATTCTTTTTAGAATACGAAATTGAAATGCCTACTAAAAGAAATTATCGTATGCTGGCTGCAGCCAATTTGAGAATTGAGGACATAGTTAATGGTATGTGTGTGAGTGGTGTgacagtttttctttctaatatGGTAGTCTGTATTCTCATATGAATCTATTCTTTATCATGTAGGTATGAACAGTCGTgaagaaaacaaggaaattACTGCAATCCGCGCTGTTAGAATCCTCACCAAGAAGCGTAATCCACCCATTGACATTCTTATCAATGCCAATATTATTACCAAGCTGGTAGAATTCCTCAGTCGTGTCAACAAGTATGTCGTGTCTTCAACTTTGTTTCCTAACATTTCCtaatgacatttttgttttagccCTGATCTCCAGTTTGAGTCAGCCTGGTCTCTCATCAACATTGCGTTAGGCACATCTGCTCAGACGAAAGCTGTAGTCAGTGCTGGGGCTGTTAGTCCCTTAATTTCTTTGTTGGGTTCACCTCATCAAGGTGTGGCTGAGGGAGCTGTCCTGGCTCTGGATAATTTATTCGTAATCGAATCAGAGTTAAGAGATGACCTCATTGAGCAAGGAGTTGTTAATTCGTTGCTCGTCTTATTGATTAAACCGGATACTTcagtaagttttatttttaaaaatttacctaTATGTGATCATTTAATAATCGATTTTATTGTTAGACTAGATTACTGCACAACGTCACTTTGTTTTTGTGCAACTTGTGTCGTAACGAGGACGGTCAACTCACTATCCCTGCAGTTCGACAGCTTCTTCCCGTCCTGGCCCACCTGATTCATAACAATGACAAGGAGATTCTCGTCGACGCTTGCCGCGCTCTGACATACCTTACTGGTCTCCCCAGTGatctttttattcaaatagTTGTCGACGCCGGAGTCGTCCCTCGGCTCGTCTCTTTGTTGAGTCACAAAGAAGTGGACGTCATCTTCCCCTCTCTGTTGACTATCGGCAACATTGCGTCAGTTGATTCTCTTATCAATTCCGTCCTGACGGCTGGTGCCTGCCCAATGCTGGCCAAGTTACTTGTTCGTTCCGAGATGAATATCGTCAAGTATGCTGCCTGGACTGTGTCTAACATTGCTTACGGCAATGCCGTTCAAATCCAAGCTCTGGTTACCGATAACGTTATTCGTCCTTTGGTGGAAGTGCTGGGTAAAGGCAATTTTCAATGCCGAAAGGAAGCAGCTTGGGCCATTACCAACATCACTTGGGGTAATTTATTTGAGTGTGTCTGGTGCTGATTGAATTATAACTTTTTCTTATGAATTTCAGGTGGCAATATCGAGCAGATCGATTTGTTGTGCCAATATGGCGCCATCGCTTCGCTGTGTTCTTTGTTGGAGGCCAAGGAATGCAGCAGCGAGACTATCGTGGCCGTGTTGGAAGGCTTGTTTAATATTTTGGCCGTTGCCAAGAAAATGGGCGAACTGGAGAAAGTTTCCCTTCAGGTCGAAGAGTGCGGTGGCCAGACCCGCATCGTACATTTGCAGAGCCACGAAAATATTGAGGTTTATCATAAGGCGCATGCCATTCTGGGGCGGTACTTCTCCACTCCATTCCACTGATGTAAATGATTCGTTTTTAtggtttgtttttagttttgtttcgaTGATTACCACAACTGTTCACATTCAAACTGTTTGTGTTGACAACTTAACCATAactgcgattttttttaactatttttatattttgaaatatttttcttcattttccattccatttttttttttcgacagtTGTCCAATGAAGAGTCCAAGTTGGCGCCATCGACATCGTAGATAGAGTGGCAATTACGAATTCAACAACCAGCAGCCATCTCAAGCCCCATGAAGAAGGTTTCTcattctaaatattttaatgtctaactataattatattttaaatctaaaactcaaattatgtttttatttaaacctcaaattgttttttctgcctgtcaatttttatttattgttcaCTTCCTTCAACGCTATCTTCATCATAAGTTTTGGccttttaaagtttcatttccCACATTGTATTTTAATTGCAAGTTGCCATTTGCTTTAATTTATGTCCATGCACgatcttctttcctctttctcaATGCGTGATAAACGAGCAATACAAAACAACTCGATCAACTGTAGGACATTTGATTCGTTTGATGTTGtcgcaagttttttttcgatggGGCCGTTTTGAGGTCACAGAATTTCTGACTTTATTCTATCATGCGACAATTACGGAGACGCGTGTATCTCGAGTCTCAACATATTGacatcatattttttattaccgGTGCACATCGCCACATCCATTCATATTACCCGGCTTACAGCATAAATACAAATGTTGTAAATTTTGACACTAGATGGCGTTCAGTATTGTTATAAACAAAATGTCCGAAAGTGTTGCTTTATCTGTGTTTcgagtgtttttgtttttatcggtTTTTACGAACCAAATTCAACCTTAATTTGATATGCAAGCAAgtatttaattgttaattgaaCACCATAGATAATTGTTACATGCATATTTGTATTCTACTATTGCTAGATATTGTGTCTGACCGTCTGTTATGTTGTCCCATCTGGCATTGGCATTCCTAGTTTTAACAACGAGTTCctgaatatttcatttttcatattaGCCACAACTTCAGCTACCGATCATCAACTGAATGACCAATTTTCTTTACAGGCACCAgtatttatgaattttttctttgcattaaAAGGCATGGTCAATGCTCCAGTAGAGAGCAGTACGGAGGActgttttggttttcataTCTTACAGTCTGTGATCATTATTAGTTATTACATACTGCCTTCGCTAACTAGCATTACAATGTGGGCTGCAATGGAGGTATGTTTTCGTTTTGTCATTTGATTCAACATTGGGGTTCTAAATCTTTTTGGTGTACTACAGTTGGGAGTGGATTCAGCCAAACTCTCGTCTATGCGATATACTATTACTTTACATTTCCAACGGTTTCCACTTCTGATAGAAATTATACAACAAACTTCCAACTACAGTTAGAGGTAAAACTGCATTGCTACATTAGATTTATCTATCTgtgcaattgaaaaaagttaaaagctAAACGAGCAATACAAAACAACTCGATCAACTGTAGGACATTTGATTCGTTTGATGTTGTCGCAAGTTGTTTTTCGATGGGGCCGTTTTGAGGTCACAGAACGAACATTAATTTGGATTGCCCCCTCACTTTATAAACGGAAACAGTCCTCCAACGTTTCATGCTCCGCTTCGATCAACTTCAACTCGACTGCAACGATCATCTCTTCATCTACGACGGAGCTCACGCCAACGGCATTTACAAGGTACTACTATCCATCATTGATTGTTTAGAGAGTACATTAATCACTTTTTCCCTGACTGATAGGCCGACCTGTCGGGCCGTCACACGTGTCAAAGCGTCGGCACAATAACCACACGAACCAATTTTGTCACGCTCAAATACGTCACAGATGCTTGGGGCACTGAGACCAGCGGATTTCATCTTGTCACCGCATTCAAAGATAAAAGTAAATCCGgcgtttttaacatttcaattcgattttaaacaatttaacaTAAGGATTTCTGCATTTCCACCGATTTGCTCTGCGATGGCGTCGGATGGCGTCAATCACTTCGGCGATAACACGGACGAAACGTCACTCTGCGCAGACAGCGATCAACATTTCAAGATCCTCGGACTGAATGTGCCGGTCTTTAGAGCAGTGGCCGGAAGTATCGGTGTTGTCATTCTCTGCGCAGTGACGGCCATtatcgtcgtctgctgctgtcgGAGGAAGAAACCGCCTACAACTTCTGgtaaattataaaattgtttCTAATTGCAAAACCGAATAATAGATATTATTGAACACGACAACagctggagcagcagcagcaagtggCAATAAAGGTCGACTTGTCGACGATGGCAACCAGCAGCAAAAACGCATTGCCAATTTGTTGTCCAGCTGTGTCCAACGATTCTGCTGTCGAAATGCGGATGGGCTCCCGCGCGCTCCCGCCAAACGAATTTTCTCTGCTCAAAATTTAATGAGGTGaactattttctttaaagatttatgtccccctttttttgttggagaTAACAAACTGAATCGATATGACAGCCCTGctctcctcctctttcccCATGTCTACTAAGAGGGCGAGGCGGCTCGAACCTCTCGTGCTTCACGTGAAAACATCAACAGCCGTGAGCGGAGTAAAGAAACGAAGGAGAACGAGAGCACTCGCTAGACGCAACCAACGCCAGCGACAACGCCACGTCCGGCCAGAGCGCGAAGTGCTGACATGCGTAAAGACAACAATAACGCCGCCACACACAAGTCGAGTCCCGAAGGTGCTCCGTCGCAGCCGAGCCACACCAAACGGCCAAACAGGGACGCCGGCAGACATCCGTCGTCGGCGGCCAGAGAGACTAAAACGCCCGTCAAAGCCACGGCTGAGGCCCCCAAGAGCGCCAAAGGAGTCAAGACGGAAGAAGGAGCTGCTACCACGGGCAAAGCTAATAATAAAtcggtggcagcagcagcaaccaaaaAGGCGGATGAGGAAGCCGTCAAGGCAGCAGAACTCGTTCAAGTGACAGTTCCGCCATCCGATTCCCAGCCAGAGTCTAAGGAAGTGGTGAACGTCAAAGTTGAAGAAAGCCACCATCCCACAGCTGTTGAAACGCTTCCGGCTGCCGGCTGCGAGACCGAAATGATTTCGATGACGGACGCTACTGCGTCCGATGATGCTCTGGATGTTGAAATTCTTCCTCccgtcaccaccaccaacaatgACGTGGCTGTCGTTTCCACTCCGTCGGAAGTGTCGAACGCCGAGGGACAAGTCTCCGTCGACTCGATTCCGTCCGGAGCGACGACTCCATCGGAGACGGGCTTGGTATCTGGCGATTCGGTTCCTTCGTCGTTGACGTCGCGTAAAATCATTTCGTCTGAAGAGGAGGCCAAAGCGGCCCTGGCCGAAAAGCGGCGCCTGGCCCGCGAGCAGATGGATTGGGTCGAGCAACAACGAGAGCGGCAACGAGCTCAACAACGCTGTGAGCAGCGACCAGTCAGCCAGTGACGTGACTAGCGTCGGGATGATGAACAACAGcatcaacgacaacaacagcaacgggCAATCGTCTTTGTCGCCCGACGACGACTCGCTGATGGATGATGACACCACCAAGCAGAAGAACAATGGCTTCCACCTCCACCACAATCACCATCACAACAACCAACATATCGACGCGACagattcctcctcctccctagCCAGCACCACCAGTGATTTACCAGACATCTCGAACGTCACAGCCAACGCTGACAGACAGCGTCAACTCGATTGCCAGTACTAACAACATAACCGCCGAAGTCGAGCCCGTCGAATTTTTAGCTTGAAAAGTTGACTTTCGGCTGTAATCCCccatttcctcctttttctttatttttggtccttccttattttttcctttttttgatttttttttaaaacgtcgTTTATCCATTTCTTAATATTCTTGCTAGAGAAAGAAGCTCAGCGCGCTGGGGTTTAGACGGATCAATCACGGCCATCGTTTTcctcgattttcttttttttaaccaaaaaaaaagaattatttaaaagtgaagaaaaatcaaatgtagaTGATCGCTTCTTCTTCGCATCGAAAGGAAAAgtccttgtttgtttgtttacttttcaaCTTGTAACCATCTATTtctacataatttttttgtattgtattccacatttttcttgGTCGTGGGCTTTAATAGtgaaactgaaagaaaaggagtTTTCTTCACGAGGAAAATTGTGCGAGGAAAAGTTGCAGCTGGTTaatgttttcttctatttttctttttcgtctttcgaATCGCGGTCGATGAGTTTTTAACTATCTATCTatcgatgtttttttttcttgctgctTTTACTTCTCTGCTTATTTGTAATGCACCTTAATTTTAAACAAGCTCTGGTCAAGACCGTTCATAATAGTTGGATtattttattgtctttttaCGGCCATTAGCGAGTTACTGAACATCTTATGCTTtggggatttaaaaaaaaaaaacaaatatcacaacaacaatcgaGTCAAGCTGACAATGCAGCAATCCGGCCAAAAAAGTGTGTTGCAATTTTCAACACTAGATGGCGATTGGTATTGTTCACTCGCGGCGAACAAATCTAATGATGCTTAGTTCGTTCTCTCTGTTCGATTTTCCTACTTCCTAGTATTAGCATGGTGTTAGTAACCCAGAGTAGTAACCAAATTCAACATAATTTGATACACAAGGAAATCCTTAAGTGTAATGTGTCTAGAGTGATTGTTGTTAATGTTATATCTCTCTGTATTACATATTGTGCCTGTTGTTGTCTCATCAGGTGACATTCATTGGATAGTTGTTGACATATCCAGTTTACAAATTCCTGAGTACTTCATAGTAACCACAACTTCAgcttcaatttgatttgatttgatgttAATTGAAGCTGAAGTTGTGGTTACTATGAACTTCACAGTCGGAGTTTAGCCTATCTGCAAATGGCAATGTTGCCCGTTCTTTTCAAGATGGCGGCTGGAATTCGACACGAGAATCGACAGCATTCAGGAGTGATGGCTTTTCCCGGCTGGTAAAATGTATTTTCGCTTTACGTTCTCCTATAAACACCAGTTAAACTTTAACAACCGATCTGATGTGAAATCTTTAGAGTCTAGCTTAGAGAGTTTTGGCTTGCTCTTCCTGAGATTTGGCAATGCGATTTTTCGAAGGAATTGTGCTTGTCACATGTTTGGTGTGTATTCTAGTCCAGCATGCTAAATGATTGTAAGTAGTTAATAGGTCAGTCAACAtacattaaatttcaatccaTTTGTTCTTTCCTTTGGTTGGTTGGGATAATTGTAAGCTGTTTTTAGGGAATTGCGTAGTCTGTCTTCATGCTTTACCATTCCGtcacattttttcattttgtataatgtttgaaataattaacttACTTTTCACTGTTTCCTCTAGATTCCTGACTGGAGATTTTTGTGGTGTTGTGGAAGTGTGGACTACAGAAGCAGATTGCTGATTCAAATGTGTTCTTGCATTTCTTCTGTTGTGGTAAATGTTAGCCTTTTCTAGATCATTACTTAGtctgttttcaattcttttaattttttcctagCAAGCTTCTACATGTgctgaacattttcatttgacttCGATTACTTTAGGTTATTCACCACATAGTTAAACTTTACTCATGTCTTGGTGTAATTTTACATGTTAGATACTATCTGTTCATCTAAGTAATAAGAAATTTGTCAAATAGGTTTCACAGCCaggtgaagtctgagcttcttcaATGCTGTCTATTGTGCtcatggttttgttgcagccagctgatGATTGGTGTTATgagctgctgcatgcagtcCATCGTGCTGGTGTGGTGAGCTGCTTCTATCCAGTCTGTGGTGCTGGTGTTATCCTTAATTGTTGGCTCTAGATTACTTACACGATTTTGGATTGTGGTGTTTGTGGTAGTATAAATAGTGCTGTACTGCTGTTCATAAATAGTAAAAGTTATTGCAAACTGATATCATGGTTTACAAATTCTTATCTATGTAATGGTGTTTGGTTTTACGCTGAAGATTGCTTAgtgaaataacgaaaaataaataacatgaagattaattttgtaaggaatttttatattgtcccacctccacccacaattcctccactttttaCAAACATAACATGACATAATTACGTACAcatttacacacacatacacttaagttaacccgttggctgccacgccatacaacccgtaggttgttttctactctctacgcgccacgtctgaaggatccatggccaaggtgggacttgccattgctgacaagtccgggctgacacggtgacaggagaagatggaatgcacaacctctagaatccatcaccgtatcgacaagggggaagtccctatggtgcattgcctaacaggcgccttgcggcgaattttgggctggtgcgactgtccgaccccgcggcatgtaaaccacgagaccgaacagcgcggcccgtgctaaggagctaggggagaacaaaggcgtggcagccaacgggttaactaacacataACGAAacaataccaacaatacgatgatccgCGTTGATGACGAATCTTGGTGCCGGTCgcgatgatccacgttgatgacgagtctcggaATTCCATCTTCTTGACATCTCATCTGCATTACCAGAATAAAGACAACAAAATTCTTAGTGACATGCCAAAAAAAGTTACGTAATAGTCACATAGTACATTTAGGTTTAGGTACAttggtctgttttttttttgctaaaaactttaaaagcccgatttaaattgcttaaaatctaccttacaatattgagaactgtacaaataacaaagctcacttgctagtaaaaaaaataatccggaagtataccggaagtaaccacagcgccttaacctttgagctgtcgtcaaattaaaccacatattcgtgatctccatgaaatttggggtcgattaggagtgatttaaacgaaatccaaaatttggccaaaatcgagaattttcctgaactatagttcaggaaaattttcgaaaccggaagtacgcgtacgtaaaaataaaaacatgagctttaccacaaatttaaagaggatcacgaatttgtggtttgtttgtgcgtcgaatgaataatTACTGAACTAcggactgaaatgagaaaaccggaagtagaaaaaaagcaaaaatcgataatttaacaagtgagctttgttggcaGAATAGATATCGTCAGTTACCActaaaaatttccacacaataactgccgataaatgtttaaagagatgtgcaaagtaactaaaactgactgttttgacagctgagcattatcgaaaagccatctagcgttagaaaaaagaaacgtctaataatactttgcgcgcaagaaggccctgattttggaattactaCATAGACATAGAGTTTAACGCAAGTAGATCgctagtagataatctaagaaaataagtcaattgtcgggtacctgggcataattcGGTGGAGAGTGACAGGCGGACTGAAGCGACTGGTCTAACTCGGTAGTGAAGTACGATAAATTGTTTAGCAGCATAATAAGCAAAGAAGCTAGATGAGTGTGGGTAGCGAAGATAATGATGGAGCAGAGATTTGGTAGAAGTCACTCTTCTGTAATGGACAAAGGCCAGCATCAAGGATCTctgtgccaggaccacacaattccaacaaagaaactgcgttgtagattgaCATCGGCGGCTGACTCGCGAAATCCAATGGATCCAATGGCATACGACACAACCTATGAATTCCTAAAGCAAAGAACAGATAAAG
The sequence above is a segment of the Daphnia pulex isolate KAP4 chromosome 11, ASM2113471v1 genome. Coding sequences within it:
- the LOC124207471 gene encoding uncharacterized protein LOC124207471, producing the protein MLGALRPADFILSPHSKIKVNPAFLTFQFDFKQFNIRISAFPPICSAMASDGVNHFGDNTDETSLCADSDQHFKILGLNVPVFRAVAGSIGVVILCAVTAIIVVCCCRRKKPPTTSAGAAAASGNKGRLVDDGNQQQKRIANLLSSCVQRFCCRNADGLPRAPAKRIFSAQNLMRARRLEPLVLHVKTSTAVSGVKKRRRTRALARRNQRQRQRHVRPEREVLTCVKTTITPPHTSRVPKVLRRSRATPNGQTGTPADIRRRRPERLKRPSKPRLRPPRAPKESRRKKELLPRAKLIINRWQQQQPKRRMRKPSRQQNSFK
- the LOC124207464 gene encoding importin subunit alpha-5-like isoform X2 encodes the protein MNSREENKEITAIRAVRILTKKRNPPIDILINANIITKLVEFLSRVNNPDLQFESAWSLINIALGTSAQTKAVVSAGAVSPLISLLGSPHQGVAEGAVLALDNLFVIESELRDDLIEQGVVNSLLVLLIKPDTSTRLLHNVTLFLCNLCRNEDGQLTIPAVRQLLPVLAHLIHNNDKEILVDACRALTYLTGLPSDLFIQIVVDAGVVPRLVSLLSHKEVDVIFPSLLTIGNIASVDSLINSVLTAGACPMLAKLLVRSEMNIVKYAAWTVSNIAYGNAVQIQALVTDNVIRPLVEVLGKGNFQCRKEAAWAITNITWGGNIEQIDLLCQYGAIASLCSLLEAKECSSETIVAVLEGLFNILAVAKKMGELEKVSLQVEECGGQTRIVHLQSHENIEVYHKAHAILGRYFSTPFH
- the LOC124207464 gene encoding importin subunit alpha-5-like isoform X1, whose amino-acid sequence is MPTKRNYRMLAAANLRIEDIVNGMNSREENKEITAIRAVRILTKKRNPPIDILINANIITKLVEFLSRVNNPDLQFESAWSLINIALGTSAQTKAVVSAGAVSPLISLLGSPHQGVAEGAVLALDNLFVIESELRDDLIEQGVVNSLLVLLIKPDTSTRLLHNVTLFLCNLCRNEDGQLTIPAVRQLLPVLAHLIHNNDKEILVDACRALTYLTGLPSDLFIQIVVDAGVVPRLVSLLSHKEVDVIFPSLLTIGNIASVDSLINSVLTAGACPMLAKLLVRSEMNIVKYAAWTVSNIAYGNAVQIQALVTDNVIRPLVEVLGKGNFQCRKEAAWAITNITWGGNIEQIDLLCQYGAIASLCSLLEAKECSSETIVAVLEGLFNILAVAKKMGELEKVSLQVEECGGQTRIVHLQSHENIEVYHKAHAILGRYFSTPFH